The window TTCTTCAGTAGAAAGTTCTAACTTTTCACCAGTCTGAAGAGTAAGCTTAAATTTCAAAAAAAACACTCCTTTTATAAAATAAATCTTCCTCACTAATAATAAATCAAATAAAAAAAATATGCCAATCAGTTTAATACATTTTCTTTACCTAGATTTAGTCACTTTCCTCATCATCAAAAACGGGAATAGCAACGCATCTACAGCGATAATCCTCACCAGGCAATACAGTCCTGCCGTTTACAGTTGGTGGGTCATCATAAGAAAATATCTTATCACTTAGAACCTTATGTGAATCTCTTACTCTCTCATCTTGTGATGTAAGCCATTTAAATTTATCTATACCAATCTGTTGATGCCTTTCAGCATTCATTTGACCTAATATAGAACCTGCTTGATCTACAGCTATAAATTGAGCTCTACTTTCGGCAACATCCACTCGTTCAAGTATCGACTCGCGTATTTGTCGAGTCGATCGTCCTTCTGTCACACCATCTTGAACAACATTCCTTATTTGGTCTAAGTAATCATCTTCAATGTTTCTGATATACCCTACATTGTCATTAATTCTGCTGATAATAAATGTTTCTAGCCATGGTTCTCTTTGTGTTGGATTTATACCTCTGACCGCAAGTTGATTTTCAACATTGTGTTTGTTAAAGAGATTGATGTTATACACAAATTTTTGCGCTGTGGAATGTATTTTTATTTCACTAAATATCTTATCAGCCTTGCTTTTAACAGCTTTCAGCATTCGTTTAATATTGTCGAGAATGCCATCTACCACAAACTCCTTACTATCTTGTCTGGATTCATTCAATAACGGTTCAACATTCTTTTCAAATTGTTTAAGAGTTTCATTACCCAATTCGAGCACCATTTTCCGAATAGCACGACTATAAGTAACTGCTGCAGCATCTGGAAAACGAGTGATTGGTACTTTTTTAGCCACTCGCATCACGCCAACCTTTATATACGTTGTCTGCTATTGCTTTCAGGCTTGCTTCATCCCCACTGAATTTAAGAGTATCTGACAAACCAAACTGACCAAAACGTGCCTCACGGATTTCATCAGCCGTTATGACATTGTTGAGTAAGTAAATTTGGTCTGTTTCCGCAACAAGCTTACGAATTTCCGCATCCGTCTTGGCATCAACATTCCATAACGGATTGAATTGTATTTCCCATTCCAATGATTCAGGGTCAATACGGCCACCTAGCTCTTTTTCAGCCATTAACAGCATGCGGATTAACTTTTCTAAGTGTGGCTTCATGTCATTTTCTTGGTCAGCTACAATGCGAGAATAGTAGTTCATAACATCGTATTGAGCCCCAGTAATAGTACCCGATTCTTGACCTTTAATAACCGTCTTAGGCATACGAGCAGCGCCAGCTAATAAATCCCAAACGAAATCTAGTAAATCCTTAATACCTGAGACTGACGTGCTTTGCTTTGTTAAGTCCTCATCTTCAGTAATCATCGCAAGTGCTTCAGTACGGAACATAAAATCCATAATCATAGATAGTTGTTGCTTATCCTGTGTTGTTA of the Lysinibacillus fusiformis genome contains:
- a CDS encoding phage head morphogenesis protein, whose product is MAKKVPITRFPDAAAVTYSRAIRKMVLELGNETLKQFEKNVEPLLNESRQDSKEFVVDGILDNIKRMLKAVKSKADKIFSEIKIHSTAQKFVYNINLFNKHNVENQLAVRGINPTQREPWLETFIISRINDNVGYIRNIEDDYLDQIRNVVQDGVTEGRSTRQIRESILERVDVAESRAQFIAVDQAGSILGQMNAERHQQIGIDKFKWLTSQDERVRDSHKVLSDKIFSYDDPPTVNGRTVLPGEDYRCRCVAIPVFDDEESD